Proteins from a genomic interval of Stenotrophomonas maltophilia R551-3:
- the phbB gene encoding acetoacetyl-CoA reductase, with amino-acid sequence MTLRIAYVTSGMGSVGTAICQSLARAGHTVVAGCAPNSPRKANWLREQREQGFDFIASEGNATDWASTSAAFAKVRAEVGEVDVLVNNSGGSRDLLFRQMTVEDWNAVIASNLNSLFNLTKQVVDGMATRGWGRIINIGSVSAHKGQIGQVNYATAKAAMHGFSRALAAEVASRGVTVNTLSPGYIASQAISSFPPDVLDRLAASVPVRRLGRPEEVAGLCAWLASDEASYVTGADYPVNGGLYMG; translated from the coding sequence ATGACGCTTCGAATCGCTTACGTCACCAGCGGCATGGGCAGTGTCGGCACTGCCATCTGCCAGAGCCTGGCCCGTGCCGGCCACACTGTGGTTGCTGGCTGTGCACCGAACTCGCCGCGCAAGGCCAACTGGCTGCGCGAGCAGCGCGAACAGGGCTTCGACTTCATCGCCTCCGAAGGCAACGCCACCGACTGGGCCTCGACCAGCGCCGCGTTCGCCAAGGTCCGCGCTGAAGTCGGTGAGGTCGACGTGCTGGTCAACAATTCCGGTGGCAGCCGCGACCTGCTGTTCCGGCAGATGACGGTGGAGGACTGGAATGCGGTGATCGCCTCCAACCTCAACTCGCTGTTCAACCTGACCAAGCAGGTCGTCGACGGCATGGCCACGCGGGGTTGGGGCCGCATCATCAACATCGGCTCGGTCAGCGCCCACAAGGGCCAGATCGGCCAGGTGAACTACGCCACCGCCAAGGCCGCGATGCACGGCTTCAGCCGTGCACTGGCCGCCGAAGTGGCCTCGCGTGGTGTCACCGTCAACACCTTGTCGCCGGGCTATATCGCCAGCCAGGCCATCAGCAGTTTCCCGCCGGACGTGCTGGACCGGCTGGCCGCCTCGGTGCCGGTGCGGCGCCTGGGCCGTCCGGAGGAAGTGGCCGGCCTGTGTGCGTGGCTGGCCTCGGATGAAGCCTCGTACGTGACCGGCGCCGATTATCCGGTCAACGGTGGCCTGTACATGGGCTAA
- a CDS encoding response regulator, with translation MSEYTILIADDHPLLRSAVVQSLRQSLPLAQVREVASADALAEALDAHPDVDLVLLDLTMPGAHGFSALLHVRGSHPDIPVVILSSNDHPRVIRRAQQFGAAGFIPKSAPAETIGEAVRAVLDGGLWFPAMAAERSEADALLASRLAQLTPQQFRVLLCLADGLLNKQIAYTLGLAENTVKVHVTAILKKLECHSRTQAAVLVKALEPEGDAGIGL, from the coding sequence ATGAGCGAATACACCATCCTGATCGCCGATGACCACCCGCTGCTGCGTTCGGCGGTGGTGCAGTCATTGCGGCAGAGCCTGCCGCTGGCGCAGGTGCGTGAGGTCGCCAGTGCCGATGCGTTGGCCGAGGCACTCGATGCGCATCCGGATGTGGACCTGGTGCTACTCGACCTGACCATGCCCGGCGCGCACGGCTTTTCCGCGCTGCTGCACGTGCGCGGCTCGCATCCGGACATCCCGGTGGTGATCCTCTCGTCCAACGATCACCCCCGTGTGATCCGCCGCGCGCAGCAGTTCGGCGCGGCTGGTTTCATCCCGAAGTCGGCCCCGGCCGAGACCATCGGTGAGGCCGTGCGGGCGGTGCTGGACGGCGGACTGTGGTTCCCGGCGATGGCTGCCGAACGCTCCGAGGCCGACGCGCTGCTGGCCAGCCGCCTGGCCCAGCTGACCCCGCAGCAGTTCCGCGTGCTGCTGTGCCTGGCCGACGGGCTGCTCAACAAACAGATCGCCTACACGCTGGGGCTGGCGGAAAACACGGTGAAGGTGCATGTCACCGCGATCCTGAAGAAGCTCGAATGCCACAGCCGCACACAGGCCGCAGTGCTGGTGAAGGCGCTGGAGCCGGAAGGCGACGCCGGCATCGGGTTGTAG
- a CDS encoding sensor histidine kinase — protein MADARAANAAPGSLRRTLLLYLGALLAVFAVALLFAARDYGQRAANRSYDHLLLSSALSIADSVALVDGQWQVDLPYAALDLLAMAPEDRVFYRVADSRGNLITGYGDLPAPPRRPGTQPQLFDAAYSGETVRFVVVGRSFAAASAQGEVQVQVGQTRRAREAVAQDLVNRALLAIGVLSGLLLALVAFGVHRAFRPLVRVERELSRREPSDLKPLDARVPREMDQMVAALNRFMERLSSSNETLRAFMAEAAHQMRTPLAALRAQAQLALDDDDPEDMRRSLQAIERNATHMSRLLNQLLSDASVIHRSHLQRFATVDLAETVHQALHEALPQAGPAPRVQLAMTAEPVQVHGDALLLREAIKNLVDNALKYGGDGPLQIALTVEGGQAVLTIADHGTGIAAADAERVFERFARGEGAPSGGAGLGLAIVKRVVDSHGGRIDLSNRPQGGLIATIRLPRSSS, from the coding sequence ATGGCTGACGCGCGCGCCGCGAACGCCGCACCAGGCTCGCTGCGGCGCACGTTGCTGCTGTATCTCGGTGCATTGCTGGCGGTGTTCGCGGTGGCCCTGCTGTTCGCCGCGCGTGACTATGGCCAACGCGCCGCCAATCGTTCCTACGACCACCTGCTGCTGTCCTCGGCGCTGTCCATCGCCGACTCGGTGGCGCTGGTTGATGGCCAATGGCAGGTCGACCTGCCTTATGCGGCGCTGGACCTGCTGGCGATGGCGCCGGAGGACCGCGTGTTCTATCGGGTCGCCGACAGCCGCGGCAACCTGATCACCGGCTACGGCGACCTGCCGGCGCCGCCGCGCCGGCCCGGCACGCAACCGCAGTTGTTCGATGCCGCCTACAGCGGCGAGACTGTGCGGTTCGTGGTGGTCGGCCGCAGTTTCGCGGCCGCCTCGGCGCAGGGCGAGGTGCAGGTCCAGGTCGGCCAGACCCGGCGCGCCCGCGAAGCCGTGGCGCAGGACCTGGTCAATCGCGCATTGCTGGCCATCGGCGTGCTGTCGGGGCTGCTGCTGGCGCTGGTGGCGTTTGGCGTGCACCGCGCGTTCCGGCCGCTGGTGCGGGTGGAACGCGAGCTGTCGCGCCGCGAGCCGTCCGACCTGAAACCGCTGGATGCGCGCGTGCCGCGTGAGATGGACCAGATGGTGGCCGCCTTGAACCGCTTCATGGAGCGCCTGTCCAGCAGCAACGAGACACTGCGTGCGTTCATGGCCGAGGCCGCGCACCAGATGCGCACGCCGCTGGCCGCACTGCGCGCGCAGGCGCAGCTGGCGCTGGACGATGACGACCCGGAAGACATGCGTCGCAGCCTGCAGGCGATCGAGCGCAATGCCACCCACATGAGCCGGCTGCTCAACCAGCTACTCAGCGACGCCAGCGTGATCCATCGTTCGCACCTGCAGCGCTTCGCCACGGTGGACCTGGCCGAGACCGTGCACCAGGCCCTGCATGAAGCGCTGCCGCAAGCCGGCCCGGCGCCGCGCGTGCAGCTGGCGATGACCGCCGAGCCGGTGCAGGTGCATGGCGATGCACTGCTGCTGCGCGAGGCGATCAAGAACCTGGTCGACAACGCCCTGAAGTACGGTGGTGATGGCCCCTTGCAGATCGCACTGACGGTGGAAGGCGGGCAGGCAGTGCTGACCATTGCCGACCACGGCACCGGCATTGCCGCAGCAGACGCAGAGCGCGTCTTTGAACGTTTTGCCCGTGGCGAAGGTGCGCCGTCCGGCGGTGCTGGCCTCGGCCTCGCCATCGTCAAGCGCGTGGTCGACAGCCACGGCGGCCGCATCGACCTCAGCAACCGCCCGCAGGGCGGCTTGATCGCTACCATCCGCCTGCCCCGGAGCAGTTCATGA
- a CDS encoding TonB-dependent receptor, which produces MQTRHLTIAVTIALSAAASAHAASAADTGASTDAALSAQTLDTVSVIGQGETRQVQRITTVDKQVLPPGTSGQKILDRLPGVSVQSNDAFGANEESQTISLRGFDKSRLGYTLDGIPLGDNSYGNYNGLSIARALIAENLAGAELSQGIGSLGVASTSNLGGTIQYFSMDPSTEFGGRASVTVGDNSQRRGYLRVDTGDINGFSAYVSGVHQDQDMWAAPYQNQTTRQFNAKAVWNVGDHRFGAFVATSRASQANYAYLSKDMLARGLGYDWNIYAPDWDRAVAAAYCAPGTLDRSKCKFSGGVNSIDDAYYQSRALRDDNLYSVDADLRLGEQGRLKLLAYHHDNRGQGHWWAPGQPSYPGTDKMLPISIRSTNYTINRDGLTAALSWTVGIHELEAGLWYEQNDHNVSRNFYYISGPFLDDLYLKNPDRLLFNQDFDIRTRQFYVQDRMRFLDQRLTVDVGIKSPNTRMRATANPGVETSIASGTLTAKESVLPQLGLGFKLNANNELFASYAENIAAFVGGGSGGPLQVSPESFAASAGLEPEKSKSLEAGFRTFGEKYQASIAAYNVKFDNRLLSLNPCSSIEVGTRPECVTRFINVGSVKSHGAELTFILKPIDGLQWYNALSWNKTTYEDDYLSGGAVVPVAGKITVDTPQRMASSEISWNRDGFFASLRAKYTGKRYYTYTNDQSVPGVTTFDAGAGYDFGPGLGLRNVRVSLNATNLTNKRYAGQLSSFAPTDPKGTRYAIHASAPRQLFMTVAAEF; this is translated from the coding sequence ATGCAGACCCGACACCTGACGATCGCCGTGACGATCGCGCTCTCCGCCGCCGCCAGCGCCCATGCCGCCTCTGCCGCCGATACCGGCGCCAGCACCGATGCCGCGCTGAGCGCACAGACGTTGGATACTGTCTCCGTGATCGGCCAGGGCGAGACCCGCCAGGTACAGCGCATCACCACGGTGGACAAGCAGGTACTGCCGCCGGGCACGAGCGGCCAGAAGATTCTCGACCGCCTGCCAGGTGTGTCGGTGCAGTCCAACGATGCCTTCGGTGCCAACGAGGAGTCGCAGACCATCAGCCTGCGCGGCTTCGACAAGAGTCGCCTCGGCTACACGCTGGACGGCATCCCGCTGGGTGACAACAGCTACGGCAACTACAACGGCCTGAGCATCGCCCGTGCACTGATCGCCGAGAACCTGGCCGGCGCCGAGCTGTCGCAGGGCATCGGCTCGCTGGGTGTGGCCTCGACCAGCAACCTGGGCGGCACCATCCAGTACTTCTCGATGGACCCCTCCACCGAGTTCGGCGGTCGCGCCAGCGTCACCGTTGGCGACAACAGCCAGCGCCGTGGCTACCTGCGCGTGGATACCGGCGACATCAACGGCTTCTCGGCCTATGTGTCCGGCGTGCACCAGGACCAGGACATGTGGGCCGCGCCGTACCAGAACCAGACCACCCGCCAGTTCAACGCAAAGGCGGTGTGGAACGTCGGCGACCATCGTTTCGGTGCATTCGTCGCGACATCGCGTGCCAGCCAGGCCAACTACGCTTACCTGTCCAAGGACATGCTGGCGCGCGGCCTGGGCTATGACTGGAACATCTACGCGCCGGACTGGGACCGCGCAGTGGCTGCCGCGTACTGCGCGCCGGGCACGCTGGACCGCAGCAAGTGCAAGTTCAGCGGTGGCGTCAACAGCATCGACGATGCGTACTACCAGAGCCGCGCACTGCGTGACGACAACCTGTACTCGGTGGATGCCGACCTGCGCCTGGGCGAACAGGGCCGCCTGAAGCTGCTGGCCTACCACCACGACAACCGTGGCCAGGGCCACTGGTGGGCACCGGGCCAGCCGTCCTACCCTGGCACCGACAAGATGTTGCCGATCTCGATCCGCAGCACCAACTACACGATCAACCGCGATGGCCTGACCGCCGCGCTGTCGTGGACGGTGGGCATCCACGAACTGGAAGCCGGCCTGTGGTACGAGCAGAACGACCATAACGTGTCGCGCAACTTCTACTACATCAGCGGTCCGTTCCTGGACGACCTGTACCTGAAGAACCCGGACCGCCTGCTGTTCAACCAGGACTTCGACATCCGCACGCGCCAGTTCTACGTGCAGGACCGCATGCGCTTCCTCGACCAGCGCCTGACCGTGGACGTCGGCATCAAGAGCCCGAACACCCGCATGCGCGCCACCGCCAACCCGGGCGTGGAAACCAGCATCGCCTCAGGCACGCTGACTGCCAAGGAATCGGTGCTGCCGCAGCTGGGCCTGGGCTTCAAGCTCAACGCCAACAACGAGCTGTTCGCCTCATATGCCGAAAACATCGCTGCCTTCGTCGGCGGTGGCAGCGGCGGCCCGCTGCAGGTGTCGCCGGAATCGTTCGCGGCCAGTGCCGGGCTTGAGCCGGAGAAGTCGAAGAGCCTGGAAGCCGGTTTCCGTACTTTCGGTGAGAAGTACCAGGCGTCGATCGCGGCCTACAACGTGAAGTTCGACAACCGCCTGCTGTCGCTGAACCCGTGCTCGAGCATCGAAGTCGGCACGCGTCCGGAGTGCGTGACACGCTTCATCAACGTCGGTTCGGTGAAGAGCCACGGCGCGGAGCTGACCTTCATCCTCAAGCCGATCGACGGCCTGCAGTGGTACAACGCGCTGTCCTGGAACAAGACCACCTACGAGGACGACTACCTGTCCGGCGGCGCGGTGGTACCGGTAGCCGGCAAGATCACCGTGGATACGCCGCAGCGCATGGCGTCCAGTGAGATCAGCTGGAACCGCGATGGCTTCTTCGCCAGCCTGCGTGCCAAGTACACCGGCAAACGTTACTACACCTACACCAACGACCAGTCGGTGCCAGGCGTGACCACCTTCGACGCCGGTGCGGGCTACGACTTCGGTCCGGGCCTGGGCCTGCGTAACGTGCGGGTGTCGTTGAACGCGACCAACCTGACCAACAAGCGCTACGCCGGCCAGCTGAGCTCGTTCGCACCGACCGATCCGAAGGGCACGCGCTATGCGATCCATGCGAGTGCGCCGCGGCAGCTGTTCATGACGGTGGCGGCGGAGTTCTAA
- a CDS encoding response regulator transcription factor produces MRLLLVEDNPDLADAIIRRMRRSGHAVDWQADGLAAASVLRYQSFDLVVLDIGLPKLDGLRVLSGMRERGDSTPVLMLTARDGIEDRVQALDVGADDYLGKPFDFREFEARCRVLLRRARGQASEVVQIGGFQFDNAAHRVSLDGEPIELPNREYRLLEILVGRLGQVVGKDEIGNGLFGFDDEAGPNAIELYIGRLRKKLAAAPLRITTVRGVGYLLEASDGSTDADADG; encoded by the coding sequence ATGCGCCTGCTGCTGGTCGAAGACAATCCGGATCTGGCCGATGCCATCATCCGCCGCATGCGCCGCAGTGGGCACGCCGTGGACTGGCAGGCCGATGGCCTGGCCGCTGCCAGCGTGCTGCGCTACCAGAGCTTCGACCTGGTGGTGCTGGATATCGGGCTGCCCAAGCTGGATGGCCTGCGCGTGCTTTCCGGCATGCGCGAGCGCGGCGACAGCACGCCGGTGCTGATGCTGACCGCGCGCGATGGCATCGAAGATCGGGTGCAGGCGCTGGATGTCGGTGCCGACGATTACCTGGGCAAGCCATTCGATTTTCGCGAGTTTGAAGCGCGTTGCCGCGTGCTGCTGCGGCGCGCGCGTGGCCAGGCCAGTGAGGTGGTGCAGATCGGCGGGTTCCAGTTCGACAATGCCGCGCACCGCGTCAGCCTCGATGGCGAACCGATCGAACTGCCCAACCGCGAGTACCGGTTGCTGGAGATTCTGGTCGGCCGCCTCGGCCAGGTGGTTGGCAAGGACGAAATCGGCAATGGCCTGTTCGGCTTCGATGACGAGGCCGGCCCGAATGCGATCGAGCTGTACATCGGTCGCCTGAGAAAAAAACTGGCTGCTGCGCCGTTGCGCATCACTACGGTGCGCGGTGTCGGCTACCTGCTGGAAGCCAGTGACGGCAGCACCGACGCCGACGCCGATGGCTGA
- a CDS encoding OprO/OprP family phosphate-selective porin, whose product MMALAALSAPAFAAEDDRPVTASLGGRLHLDFATFDNDNRGTPNKDDTEIRRAWLDVSGKFFVVDYKLEADFSGDRVEAKDVYLARSFGKAGKLTVGQFKQYFSLDDRTSSNYGSFLERGNAGTTLAPLYRLGASWQANPGDFTWAASIYSLESIDAWQVKGRAAGGRVTWAPSPSEGDVLHLGLSLAREAYDNPGANGTPGLSIRPRPAGHLSDESRLTLVNFSAGRDTDVNKWSLEYAQVRGPLSWQGEFSGATFDDGAQRGDVMAAYGMLSWFVTGESRAYDRKTGRFARVKDIRHKAGAFEVALRYDQMWGAQHLDGAPDLRRGSTEAWTLGGNWYLRDNLRFMLNVIESRNRDRLAGVTVDRTRAVTGRLQYDF is encoded by the coding sequence ATGATGGCTTTGGCTGCCCTGTCGGCGCCGGCCTTTGCCGCCGAAGACGACCGTCCGGTCACCGCCAGCCTGGGCGGCCGTCTGCACCTGGACTTCGCCACCTTCGACAACGACAACCGCGGCACGCCGAACAAGGACGATACCGAGATCCGCCGCGCCTGGCTGGACGTGTCCGGCAAGTTCTTCGTGGTCGACTACAAGCTGGAAGCCGACTTCTCCGGCGATCGCGTCGAGGCCAAGGACGTGTACCTGGCACGCAGCTTCGGCAAGGCCGGCAAGCTGACCGTCGGCCAGTTCAAGCAGTATTTCTCGCTGGATGACCGCACCAGCTCCAACTACGGCAGCTTCCTGGAGCGCGGCAACGCCGGCACCACGCTGGCGCCGCTGTACCGCCTGGGTGCGTCGTGGCAGGCCAATCCGGGTGACTTCACCTGGGCGGCCAGCATCTACAGCCTGGAAAGCATCGATGCCTGGCAGGTGAAGGGCCGCGCCGCCGGTGGCCGCGTCACCTGGGCCCCCTCGCCCAGCGAGGGCGACGTGCTGCACCTGGGCCTGTCGCTGGCCCGCGAGGCCTACGACAACCCCGGCGCCAACGGCACCCCGGGCCTGAGCATCCGCCCGCGTCCGGCCGGCCATCTCTCTGATGAAAGCCGCCTGACCCTGGTCAACTTCTCCGCGGGCCGCGATACCGACGTCAACAAGTGGTCGCTGGAATACGCGCAGGTGCGCGGCCCGCTGTCATGGCAGGGCGAATTCAGTGGCGCCACCTTCGATGACGGTGCCCAGCGCGGTGACGTGATGGCCGCCTACGGCATGCTCAGCTGGTTCGTCACCGGCGAGAGCCGCGCCTACGACCGCAAGACCGGCCGCTTCGCGCGGGTGAAGGATATCCGCCACAAGGCCGGTGCCTTCGAAGTGGCATTGCGCTACGACCAGATGTGGGGCGCGCAGCACCTCGACGGTGCGCCGGACCTGCGCCGCGGCAGCACCGAAGCCTGGACGCTGGGTGGCAACTGGTACCTGCGCGACAACCTGCGCTTCATGCTCAACGTGATCGAAAGCCGCAACCGCGACCGCCTGGCCGGGGTCACGGTGGACCGCACGCGTGCGGTCACCGGCCGCCTGCAGTACGACTTCTAA
- a CDS encoding ABC transporter substrate-binding protein: MIRLFAAAVALLLAVPVLAAPGDVRRFPAQGKAAAQLRIHGTTDIEVFAVVIADYQRLHPGTEVVYEDIITQDLYARYLHDRTGPASPDLLISSGMDLQTKLVNDGHALPHRSAQTAALPAWAQWRNEAFGISYEPVVMVYNTRALPAAKVPHTRRQLLDRLRAEGAPLRGKVGTYDIERSSVGYLLATQDAQRGSIAGALLGALGDNDVVREERTGVLLDKVASGQLSLVYNVLGSYAQARVDVGAPLAIVEPEDYTLVVLRTAVIPRTGPHPDEARRFLDYLLSPRGQQVLSREARLMPIVTGNARSANAPGRSRRPIQLGPGLLVYLDALKRRQFLDAWRSSVEPAGR, encoded by the coding sequence ATGATCCGCCTGTTCGCCGCCGCTGTTGCCCTGCTGCTGGCCGTGCCGGTACTGGCCGCGCCGGGCGACGTGCGCCGCTTCCCTGCGCAGGGAAAGGCGGCTGCGCAGCTGCGCATCCATGGCACCACCGACATTGAAGTGTTCGCGGTGGTCATCGCCGATTACCAGCGCCTGCACCCCGGCACCGAAGTGGTGTACGAGGACATCATCACCCAGGACCTGTACGCGCGTTACCTGCATGACCGCACCGGACCTGCATCGCCGGACCTGCTGATCTCCAGCGGCATGGACCTGCAGACCAAGCTGGTCAACGACGGCCATGCACTGCCGCACCGTTCGGCGCAGACCGCTGCGCTGCCGGCCTGGGCGCAGTGGCGCAACGAGGCGTTCGGGATCAGCTACGAGCCGGTGGTCATGGTCTACAACACCCGAGCGCTGCCTGCAGCGAAGGTGCCGCACACCCGGCGTCAGCTGCTGGACCGGCTGCGTGCCGAGGGCGCACCGCTGCGCGGAAAGGTCGGCACCTATGACATCGAGCGCAGCAGCGTCGGGTACCTGCTGGCGACCCAGGACGCGCAGCGTGGCAGCATCGCCGGTGCGTTGCTGGGCGCGTTGGGCGACAACGACGTGGTGCGTGAAGAGCGCACTGGCGTGCTGCTGGACAAGGTGGCCAGCGGACAGCTGTCGCTGGTCTACAACGTGCTCGGCTCCTACGCGCAGGCACGTGTCGATGTCGGCGCACCGCTGGCCATCGTCGAGCCCGAGGATTACACGTTGGTGGTGCTGCGTACCGCGGTGATTCCGCGTACCGGCCCGCATCCGGATGAAGCGCGGCGCTTCCTCGATTACCTGCTGTCGCCACGCGGCCAGCAGGTGCTGTCGCGCGAGGCGCGGCTGATGCCGATCGTGACCGGCAATGCACGCAGCGCGAATGCACCCGGCCGCAGCCGCCGCCCGATCCAGCTCGGCCCCGGCCTGCTGGTGTACCTGGACGCGCTCAAGCGCCGCCAGTTCCTCGATGCCTGGCGCAGCAGCGTGGAGCCGGCAGGGCGCTGA
- a CDS encoding flavohemoglobin expression-modulating QEGLA motif protein has protein sequence MEPTATLDRDVAHHAALDARLVEAVGGIRLLGLTSWPATLQAPFLASVARGQPVLPKVDYPKLDFSEERRALAAIAADCDDSHPLGHYVRQSAQSWDLAAQLLEGLGTAAVDRCSVQLFGAPEQPLPGNGPSTREAARHFIQIAAELDHELLAPEEQVPVSAIALQLQLQNDLDAFFESRIIQVQLDPELVSKAAAGPTRIRLRTSARFSAYDRAQLFHHEALVHSLTALNGREQPVLPSLALSSPRVTATQEGLATFAEQITGSIDIERLKRISLRTEAIAMAREGADFIEVFRYFCDAGQNAEESFASAQRVFRGVPPSGGLAFTKDTVYLRGLVSVHTFFRHMLAEDRLQVCRWLFAGKMSLTDAIAFAPLFESGVLKPPRWLPHWVSRANGLAGMLAFSLFANRIRMDQLAPE, from the coding sequence ATGGAACCGACCGCGACGCTGGACCGTGACGTGGCCCACCATGCAGCGCTCGATGCGCGCCTGGTCGAGGCCGTGGGGGGCATCCGCCTGCTGGGCCTGACCAGCTGGCCGGCGACGCTGCAGGCACCGTTCCTGGCCAGCGTGGCACGCGGCCAGCCGGTACTGCCGAAGGTGGACTACCCGAAGCTGGATTTCAGCGAGGAACGTCGTGCGCTGGCCGCGATTGCCGCCGACTGCGACGACAGCCATCCACTGGGTCACTACGTGCGGCAGTCAGCGCAGAGCTGGGATCTGGCTGCGCAGCTGCTGGAAGGACTGGGCACCGCCGCCGTCGACCGTTGCTCGGTGCAGCTTTTCGGTGCGCCCGAGCAGCCGCTGCCGGGAAATGGCCCAAGTACGCGTGAGGCTGCACGCCACTTCATCCAGATCGCCGCCGAACTGGACCACGAACTGCTGGCGCCGGAAGAACAGGTGCCGGTCTCGGCCATCGCCCTGCAACTGCAGCTGCAGAACGATCTGGACGCGTTCTTTGAATCGCGCATCATCCAGGTGCAGCTGGACCCGGAGCTGGTGTCCAAGGCCGCCGCCGGCCCGACCCGCATCCGCCTGCGCACCAGTGCACGCTTCAGCGCCTACGACCGCGCACAGCTGTTCCACCATGAAGCGCTGGTGCATTCGCTGACCGCCCTGAACGGCCGCGAGCAGCCGGTGCTGCCCAGTCTGGCACTGTCCTCGCCGCGGGTGACCGCGACCCAGGAAGGGCTGGCCACCTTCGCCGAGCAGATCACCGGCAGCATCGACATCGAGCGCCTCAAGCGCATCAGCCTGCGTACTGAAGCGATTGCCATGGCACGCGAAGGCGCCGATTTCATCGAAGTGTTCCGCTATTTCTGCGATGCCGGGCAGAACGCTGAAGAAAGTTTCGCTTCGGCGCAGCGCGTGTTCCGTGGGGTACCGCCGAGTGGCGGCCTGGCGTTCACCAAGGACACGGTGTACCTGCGCGGCCTGGTGTCGGTGCACACGTTCTTCCGCCACATGCTGGCCGAGGACCGCCTGCAGGTCTGTCGCTGGTTGTTCGCGGGCAAGATGAGTCTGACCGATGCGATCGCGTTCGCGCCGTTGTTCGAGTCCGGTGTATTGAAGCCGCCGCGCTGGCTGCCGCACTGGGTGAGCCGGGCGAACGGCCTGGCCGGCATGCTGGCGTTCTCGCTGTTCGCCAACCGGATACGGATGGACCAGCTGGCGCCGGAATGA
- a CDS encoding CitMHS family transporter, protein MLSILGFGMVITFMYLIMSKRLSPLVALITIPILFALIGGFGAGLDEMMLEGIKKIAPTGVMLMFAILYFGVMIDAGLFDPLVRIILRFVKGDPMKIVLGTAVLAMLISLDGDGSTTYMITVSAMLPLYQRLGMNALNMTCVTILAGGVMNLTPWGGPTARAATALHVDPADVFVPLIPSMVIACAGVLLLAWYLGLKERRRLGVVTLPKGGSWMDNSVSDDSNALPTVEDAEDIKRPKLLWVNLALTVALMTALIIGILPMPVLFMVGFAIALVINYPNLAEQRRRVVNHAGNVLSVVSLIFAAGIFTGILNNTGMVEAMSHSFLAVIPESWGPYLAVITAVASMPFTFFMSNDAFYFGVLPILSEAASNYGITPVEMARASLAGQPVHLLSPLVPSTYLLVGLAKVEFADHQKFTLKWAIAISMLLMVGSLLFGLYPLAA, encoded by the coding sequence ATGCTGAGCATCCTCGGCTTTGGCATGGTCATTACGTTCATGTACTTGATCATGAGCAAACGCCTGTCGCCGCTCGTCGCCCTGATCACCATCCCCATCCTGTTCGCGCTGATCGGCGGCTTCGGCGCCGGCCTCGACGAGATGATGCTGGAGGGCATCAAGAAGATCGCGCCGACCGGCGTGATGCTGATGTTCGCCATCCTCTACTTCGGCGTGATGATCGATGCGGGCCTGTTCGATCCGCTGGTGCGGATCATCCTGCGCTTCGTGAAGGGCGATCCGATGAAGATCGTGCTCGGCACCGCGGTGCTGGCGATGCTGATCTCGCTCGATGGTGATGGCTCGACCACCTACATGATCACCGTCTCGGCGATGCTGCCGCTGTACCAGCGGCTGGGCATGAACGCGCTGAACATGACCTGCGTGACCATCCTTGCCGGCGGCGTGATGAACCTGACGCCGTGGGGCGGCCCGACCGCCCGCGCGGCCACCGCGCTGCACGTGGACCCGGCCGATGTGTTCGTGCCGCTGATCCCGTCGATGGTGATCGCCTGCGCCGGCGTGCTGCTGCTGGCCTGGTACCTGGGCCTGAAGGAACGCCGCCGGCTGGGTGTGGTGACCCTGCCCAAGGGTGGCAGCTGGATGGACAACAGCGTGTCCGACGACAGCAATGCGCTGCCGACGGTGGAAGACGCCGAGGACATCAAGCGTCCGAAGCTGCTGTGGGTGAACCTGGCCCTGACCGTGGCGCTGATGACCGCGCTGATCATCGGCATCCTGCCGATGCCGGTACTGTTCATGGTCGGCTTCGCCATCGCCCTGGTGATCAACTACCCGAACCTGGCCGAGCAGCGTCGCCGCGTGGTCAACCACGCCGGCAACGTGCTGTCGGTGGTATCGCTGATCTTCGCCGCAGGCATCTTCACCGGCATCCTCAACAACACCGGCATGGTCGAGGCAATGTCGCACAGCTTCCTGGCGGTGATCCCGGAATCGTGGGGCCCGTACCTGGCGGTGATCACGGCGGTGGCGTCGATGCCGTTCACCTTCTTCATGTCCAACGACGCGTTCTACTTCGGCGTGCTGCCGATCCTGTCCGAGGCCGCCAGCAACTACGGCATCACCCCGGTGGAAATGGCGCGCGCCTCGCTGGCCGGCCAGCCGGTGCACCTGCTCAGCCCGCTGGTGCCGTCCACCTACCTGCTGGTAGGCCTGGCCAAAGTCGAATTCGCCGACCACCAGAAGTTCACCCTGAAGTGGGCCATCGCCATCTCGATGCTGCTGATGGTCGGCAGCCTGCTGTTCGGCCTGTACCCGCTCGCTGCCTGA